In the Carcharodon carcharias isolate sCarCar2 chromosome 8, sCarCar2.pri, whole genome shotgun sequence genome, GCAGTAACTTCTGTTTCACATATCCTAAAACAAGCTCCAAATTGCAACAATTTCTTGACATCCTTCAAAAGTGTTTTCagtcaccatggacatccaaagCACTATCTACAGCAATCTGTGTAGATGCCAGTGAACAGGAAGAAGCCTTGGCATCACCAAAGACCACTGAAAATGACAATGATACCATCAGTACTAAAGGAGATACATCAACTATTAAACTTCCCACACGTATTCACTCAAACATGACCATACCTGGCTCAACCATGGACAAGAAGGATGCAGAGCAAGCCAAAGCTTTGTTTGAGAAAGTAAGGAAATTCAGATTCCATGTTGAAGAGAAAGATACAATCTATAAATTATATGCTGGCCAAACATTGTTCAAAACAATACATTGCTTAATTATTATTGGTTACTTTCCAGCTTATATTTATGTTATCAACTTTAATAATTTATGTGAACCTAATGCACTAAAATTGGTTTTTTACAAGACTTTTGATTGTACTTATAGCACTGCTCGTTTCATCGGGAAATTGGCCCTACTGTATCTAGGTTTGGTGATAATCTATTGGATACTTGGCATCCACACAATATGTTGGGTTTTCAGAAAACCTCTGAAAATATACTCCTTTGAGAAACGAGGCGAAAGCCAGTTTGGTGATATCCCTGATGGAAGAAATGATTTTGCCTTCTTGTTGCATTTGATTGATCAGTATGACACTCTGTATTGCAAACGTCTTACAGTCTTCCTCTCAGAAGTGAGTgaacaaaaattaaaattattAAGTTTAAATAATGATTGGACTTTGGAGAAGGTGAAGCAACATGTAAAAAAAACTAAGAAGGATCAGCTTGAGTTATACCTCTTCATGCTATCAGGAATTCCTGAATCTGTCTATGAAGTTCCTGACCTACAGGTCTTAAGGCTGGAGCTTTGTAGCAATGTTAAAATATCCAACAAAATAACCCAACTTGAACACTTGGAAGAAATCTGGCTCTCACACTGTGTGACCGAAGTTACGCCATCAGCTTTGATGTGGCTGAGAAATCAACTGAAGAAAGTGGGAGTTAAATATGTGAGCCGTGATGAAATCCCCGATTGGATCTACAAACTGATCCAGCTGAAAGAGCTATACCTAACTGGAAAGCTGGCCATTGAGAAAAAAGCTCTGGAACTGGAAACCATGAAGGGTCTTCGCTCTCTGAAAGTCCTTTATCTAAAAACAAGTCTTTCTAAAATACCCTCCACTATCATCGATGTTGCGTTCCACTTAATCAAACTTTGCATTCATAATGATAAGACCAAGCTCTCGAGCCTGAGTATCTTAAAGAAAATGGTAAATCTGACTCAAATTGAACTTCACAACTGTGAACTGGATAAAATCCCAAGTGCCACTTATGCTTTATCCAAACTTCATGTCTTGGACCTTAAAGGTAACAATCTTACCAAAATTGAAGAAATTTCCAACTTACAATATCTGCAAAACTTAACCTGTTTGAAGTTCTGGTTCAACATGATCAAGACCATCCCTTCAACAATTAATTCAATCAAGAAGCTTGAGTATCTTTACTTATCAAACAACCAGATTGAGGTTTTACCAAAAGCCCTTTTCACTATTGATAAACTGCATTACTTGGACATACACAGCAATAACATTTCTGTAATTCCAatagatgttgggaacctcaaaAACCTGTATTATTTGGATTTGGGTTACAATAAAATAGAAACTCTACCAGATCAGCTTTTCAAATGTATCAAGCTCATGACTCTGAAGCTAAGCAATAACTTAATCTCATCCGTCAGTGGGAAGATTGCAAAGCTCAGCCAACTATCTCAGCTGGAACTTCAAGGAAACCTCTTGGAAAAACTCCCTGTGGAAATAGGGCAATGCCCAATACTGAGGATTAGTGGACTTCTGATAGAACAGTATGTTATTGAGTCACTTCCTTTAGAAATACGGGAAAAGATGGGTGGTGGTCAGATCTAACAGCATCAGATGTCAATAGTTTAGTTCCAAAGAAGTTGATGTCTCGTGAAAATAGATGCTGGATGTAAGGAAATAAAGCAACCAATTTGAACTAAATGCACCTATCATATTACTTAGATAGATTTTGAATGAAACAATGGCACATACTTCTCATACAGCCTACTTTTATCACATTTTAATGGTTATCCTTTGTTGGTTAGGCTTTCTTTTCACTGAAGTTTATATTGGCTCTTATACAGCACCAAAACaagttttggtaaacaccttgtcaaacaccagctgggaaatggaaagcaatggaggggaacagggcaaaagagatttCTGACAGGATTACcatttgtctcttttgccctgttcaccttcattgctttccatttccctcctggtgtttgacaggATGTTTTCCAAAACTCACTTTcgcagccatatttccttcctcagtgactgtgtccatctctgacttaccccacgtggatttcaactgaagttccatccctcatgtttcgaacccatacaggattacaggtatctccaggacatacaatgctccttggactgctgttctcgctgcatcctgagatccacgtTCGGTGCCATGCGCTACCTTATGAACACACTCGGCCTCTCCCTCCACCCTATCTCACCCTAtgtcaaagctgtccttgtccccagtttcattttattcttcatctgacgccttaacaagaaactttgtccctttctttcaggtgctaaggaacgcaagcatcaacaactcattgataccacgctcatccaggaccctccaccccttcccatctcactgaccccatcccgtcttctaatcccagcccctgCTGTGTATTcgccataccccctgaccttcccctctctgatgttgaactttcagtactcagcaaaggactcagtttcatacccttacaccccctcctcaatgaatttcggtcttggcatgatgctgaactcttcttccgctgccttcgtctctgtgctcacttctttgggcaggaggcTCCCcgtgttcaatggatcctttcacccgtcTCCAGTATTCTccgtccacctggacccctccctctggcctcttacctacTCTTGATCTTTCCATTGAGAAGTGTCAACGTGACatcagccatctcaatttctctgttcctatcaccaactctaacctgtctccttctgaacttgctgcactccattctctcaggtccaaccctgactttatcATCAAACCTGCCAACAAAGGTGGTCCTGTTGTTGTCTGGAGTACTGACCTCTaactcgcagaggctgagcgccaactctcatacacttcctcctacctccccccgGATCATGACCCCGCtgccgaacatcaagccattgtttccaggactgtcactgacctcatctcctctgagatcttccctccacagcttccaacctcatagtctcccaatgccgggcagcccgcttctacctcctccccaaaatccacaaacaggactgtcccagtacaCCAATTgtgtcagtctgttcctgcctcatggaactcatttcttcctatcttgactctgttctctctccccttatccagtctcttcccaccttcaTCCGCGATTCttctgatgccctacgtcatatcaacaatttccaattccctggccctaaccgtcCCCTCTTCACCATTGACATctaatccctccacacctccatcccccattaggataatctgagggctctccgctttttCCTTGTACAGAGGCCAAAACAATCTTCATCTGCCACCACTATCCTCcatttggctgaacttgttctctcactgaacaatatctccttaaacttgcctcattttctccaaataaaagctgcggctatgggtacccacatgggccccagttatgcctgtgtcCTTATAGGGTACATGGAAcgctccttgttccagtcctacttgggccccctcccacaactcttttttcggTACGTCCATGAATGTTTTGGTGCCACTTCaggctctcgtctggacctggaaaattgatcaattttacttccaatttccacccctccatcaccttcacatggtccatctccgacacttcccttcccttccttgacctctctgtctaaatttctgatgatagactgtccaccaatattcattacatgtccactgactcctacagctaccttgactatagcTTCTCacgccctgcttcctgtaaggactccatcccattctctcagttcctttgcctccgtcgcatctgttctgatgatgccactttccaaaacggcgcttctgacatgtctttcttcttccttaaccgatgttttccacccactgtggttgacagggccctcaaccgtgtctggcccatctcccgcgcctctaccctcacaccttcctctccctcccagaaccatgacagggcccccttgtcctcacttatcaccccatcagcctccacattcaaaggatcatcctctaccatttccgccaactccagcataatgccaccaccaaatacatcttcccttcagcccccccccacccccccccccgtcagcatttcgtagggaccattccctctgagacaccctggtccactcctccatgaccccctacacctcaaccccctcccacagcaccttcccatgcaactacagaaggtgtaacacctgtccctttacctcccctctcctcaccatccaagggcccaatcactcctttcaggtgaagcagcatttcacttgcacctccttcaatttggtttcctgcattcgctgctcccaatgtggtctcctctacactggagataCCAAATTCAGACtaagtgaccgctttgcggaatgcctttggtctgtccgcaggcatgacccagatctccttgtcgcttgccatttcaacactccaccctgctttcatgcccacatgtccgtatttggcctgctgcattattccagtgaggCTCAAGGTAAACTGGAGgcacagcatctcatcttccgactaggtactttacagccttccggactgaatattgagttcaacaattttagatcatgaactctctcctccatcctcaccccctttttatcccttttttctatattcatttttattttttatccacttattttttatctattttcatttttattcattgtcatAGCCTCACCTTTTACCCTATTTTCAATttacttcacctgctccactccccttaaacagtgtaaatttcctcacatttttacttcactttagctctgatgaagagtcataccgactcgaaatgttaactctgtttttctctccacagatgctgttagacctgctgagtttttccagcattttctgtttttgtttcactggTCTCAGTGTCTGTCTACGCCGCAGTGGAAGACTGTTCAGCGGGACATTGAAGCTGGCGTGTGAGAATCATTCATATAGGAGCCATGTAAGAAGTACACGGTTATCCTGTAAGAACCTGAGACAAAAAAAATTAACAGATTAACCTTTCAAAAGCTTCTTAGCCAGTATTTGTAAATGATTAACCTCAATCAGTGACCAATCAACTCGGAACTTTTCCGTTGACTCTAACCTTGTTTTTCGGTCATATGGCGAATCTGGCCCCAGTTATTTGTTTCGGGAACCACTGCCACGGTGAAATATTtgtttttacacacacacacgcccctctgaCCTGCATCGGTTAACGCCGGCAACAGATTGACCGGAGTGTCTGGGGAGTGTCCACATGAATGTGACAGGCAGAGTTGAGCAGCTGGACTTTATTCATTGACATTTTCCTTTCTCGGTTTCGCTGTTCGGCTGAAggcgaatatattttcagataacATGGTCACCGACGAACTCAGCACAGCGGTAAgtgacagtcacacacacaaaatttGATTCGGCAACTTTAGAAAGTTCCAGGGAAGATTGTGTTACCTTCGCTTTGTTCCATTGTTACCAATAAATGTGTTTGGATTCTATACCGCAGGACATATAGCGTAAATATTGGATACAATTGGATCTCCGCATTATAGTAGCTTTGGTATAACAGTCCCTGAGTCaaaatctccctccctaacagcgctgtgcgtggactgtagcggttcaagaagacagctcaccaccgccttctcaacgggcaattagggatgggcaataaatgctggcccagccaacaaagcccacatcccatgaatgattaaaaaaaaataaacccaCGGTTCTCGTGGTCACCTGGTGGTGCAAGATCATGgatctgaaaagttaactctcttcctctctccactgatgctgtcagccctgctgagtatatccagcacactctgtgctttccagcatgtgcagcattttgcttttgtgtcaaAACTACATCATTACCACATTTAAACCACATTATTTCGCCTCAAATCCACACTTAAACCACACTAGATCAAATTAAATTGACATTATGCCAGTTTTAAACCACATTGTTATATTGAATCCACGTTACAATAATCCCATGTTATATCCACCTGCATCACATGaaaacctcaattttaaattATCGATGGAAGGAGGGACAGCATCCATTGTTACCGCCGATGGTATTTAAATTTTGACTTCAGAGATGGCATTATTCTACGAGCAGGTTGCTAGCCTGTTTTCTCAGCTAGAGTTCAGTGCTTTAATCACTGTGAGACAAGGCACAGCTCGTGAAAGTGTATTTTTCAAGTGTATTTTGCTTCTCCATTCCGGCAGGTTCTACCCTACAATGGAATATAGTGCCAGTGGGCATCATAGCTGTCTCCACTTGCCATCTGATAGGGATTATTGAATAACAAATTGGAGCAAAAACCCTAGCTAATCCCACCCTAACCCCAGGGAGTTGCTGCCTTAAATTGTAGATCCCTTACCACTGCCCCACGCAAATGTGCAAATGCTCCTCTTAGTgtaaaagcttgcatttatatagcaactttcataatctcaggacatcccaaagtgctttttgaagtgtagtcaatgttgtaagGTCAGAAACAcgcagccaatttgtgcgcagAAAACTccaacagcaacgtgataacgaccagataatctgtttttgactGTGTTGCTGAGACACAAATATTGAGAACTTGCCTGCTCTTCCCTGAATAATGTCA is a window encoding:
- the LOC121281529 gene encoding volume-regulated anion channel subunit LRRC8D-like — encoded protein: MFSISNISILEDNKQPAFKVFKPWWDTFMDYLTIIMLLLAIFGCSIQLYMDETFCLPHPKNNEISAPMLDTQGMSDISANPEVLMNPDAFPSVRQGRVTKLYVWQYWYINQMCYSQIPWFTRFFSYLILFHTVVLITCSNFCFTYPKTSSKLQQFLDILQKCFQSPWTSKALSTAICVDASEQEEALASPKTTENDNDTISTKGDTSTIKLPTRIHSNMTIPGSTMDKKDAEQAKALFEKVRKFRFHVEEKDTIYKLYAGQTLFKTIHCLIIIGYFPAYIYVINFNNLCEPNALKLVFYKTFDCTYSTARFIGKLALLYLGLVIIYWILGIHTICWVFRKPLKIYSFEKRGESQFGDIPDGRNDFAFLLHLIDQYDTLYCKRLTVFLSEVSEQKLKLLSLNNDWTLEKVKQHVKKTKKDQLELYLFMLSGIPESVYEVPDLQVLRLELCSNVKISNKITQLEHLEEIWLSHCVTEVTPSALMWLRNQLKKVGVKYVSRDEIPDWIYKLIQLKELYLTGKLAIEKKALELETMKGLRSLKVLYLKTSLSKIPSTIIDVAFHLIKLCIHNDKTKLSSLSILKKMVNLTQIELHNCELDKIPSATYALSKLHVLDLKGNNLTKIEEISNLQYLQNLTCLKFWFNMIKTIPSTINSIKKLEYLYLSNNQIEVLPKALFTIDKLHYLDIHSNNISVIPIDVGNLKNLYYLDLGYNKIETLPDQLFKCIKLMTLKLSNNLISSVSGKIAKLSQLSQLELQGNLLEKLPVEIGQCPILRISGLLIEQYVIESLPLEIREKMGGGQI